The proteins below come from a single Miscanthus floridulus cultivar M001 chromosome 1, ASM1932011v1, whole genome shotgun sequence genomic window:
- the LOC136505210 gene encoding F-box protein SNE-like — MPTIQRAEMGGAGAPRRPGEAVEVTELELRIQLLGGGGVGGAGSGSYNINDNADILAEILSRLDGRSLAAAACVCRLWAAVARRDAVWEALCLRHVGPPAPPAAAGPATRAVVAALGGYRRLYRLCLGPALDRLAQAQAQEARAHHLSLSLSLSLFSIDCYERLGGGGGGGPSAGKRVRQQPSSLLFLCKPVDVS, encoded by the coding sequence ATGCCAACCATACAGCGGGCAGAGATGGGAGGCGCAGGCGCGCCGCGGCGGCCGGGCGAGGCGGTCGAGGTGACGGAGCTGGAGCTGCGCATCCAGCTGCTGGGTGGCGGCGGCGTTGGCGGCGCCGGCAGCGGCAGCTACAACATCAACGACAACGCCGACATCCTGGCGGAGATCCTGTCGCGCCTGGACGGGCGGTCGCTGGCCGCGGCCGCCTGCGTGTGCCGCCTCTGGGCCGCCGTGGCGCGCCGCGACGCCGTCTGGGAGGCGCTGTGCCTCCGCCACGTCGGCCCCCCCGCGCCACCGGCGGCCGCGGGCCCGGCCACCCGCGCCGTCGTCGCCGCGCTCGGCGGGTACCGCCGCCTCTACCGCCTCTGCCTCGGCCCGGCGCTGGACCGGctggcgcaggcgcaggcgcaggaGGCGCGGGCGCACCACCTGTcgctctccctctcgctctcgctcTTCTCCATCGACTGCTACGagcgcctcggcggcggcggcggcgggggaccCAGCGCCGGCAAGCGCGTGAGACAGCAGCCGTCGTCGCTGCTGTTCCTCTGCAAGCCCGTCGACGTGTCGTGA